A window of the Serratia sarumanii genome harbors these coding sequences:
- the mpl gene encoding UDP-N-acetylmuramate:L-alanyl-gamma-D-glutamyl-meso-diaminopimelate ligase produces the protein MRIHILGICGTFMGGLAMLARSLGHDVTGSDANVYPPMSTLLENQGIDLIQGYDPAQLDPAPDLVIIGNAMTRGNPCVEAVLERGIPYVSGPQWLHDAVLRDRWVLAVAGTHGKTTTAGMATWILEACGYQPGFVIGGVPGNFDVSARLGGSPFFVIEADEYDCAFFDKRSKFVHYSPRTLIMNNLEFDHADIFDDLKAIQKQFHHLVRLVPGKGKIILPDNDSHLKQVMAMGCWSEQELVGEEGTWRAQKLTPDASHYAVFLDGEQVGEVNWALVGEHNMHNGLMAIAATRHVGVQPADACRALGDFINARRRLELRGEANGVTVYDDFAHHPTAILATLAALRGKVGGTARILAVLEPRSNTMKMGISKNDLAPSLGRADEVFLFQPHHIPWQVAEVADACVQPAHWSADLDTLVDMVVKTAQPGDHILVMSNGGFGGIHDRLLDALAKKQEPKVTY, from the coding sequence ATGCGCATTCACATTCTTGGGATCTGTGGCACCTTTATGGGCGGGTTGGCGATGCTGGCGCGCTCACTGGGGCATGACGTCACCGGTTCGGACGCCAACGTCTATCCGCCGATGAGCACGCTGCTGGAGAACCAGGGGATCGATCTTATTCAGGGTTATGATCCGGCCCAGCTGGATCCGGCGCCGGATCTGGTGATCATCGGCAACGCCATGACGCGCGGCAACCCGTGCGTGGAGGCGGTGCTGGAACGTGGCATCCCTTACGTTTCCGGCCCGCAGTGGCTGCACGATGCCGTGTTGCGCGATCGCTGGGTACTGGCGGTCGCCGGCACCCACGGCAAAACCACCACCGCCGGCATGGCGACCTGGATCCTCGAGGCCTGCGGCTACCAGCCCGGCTTCGTCATCGGCGGCGTGCCGGGCAACTTCGACGTATCGGCGCGCCTTGGCGGCAGCCCGTTCTTCGTGATCGAGGCCGACGAGTATGACTGCGCGTTCTTCGACAAGCGCTCCAAGTTCGTGCATTACAGCCCGCGCACGCTGATCATGAACAACCTGGAGTTCGATCACGCCGATATCTTCGACGATCTGAAAGCCATCCAGAAACAGTTCCACCACCTGGTGCGTCTGGTGCCGGGCAAAGGCAAGATCATCCTGCCGGACAACGACAGCCACCTGAAGCAGGTGATGGCGATGGGCTGCTGGAGCGAGCAGGAGCTGGTGGGGGAAGAGGGCACCTGGCGCGCACAGAAGCTGACGCCGGACGCCAGCCATTACGCGGTTTTCCTCGACGGCGAACAGGTCGGCGAAGTGAACTGGGCGCTGGTGGGCGAGCACAACATGCATAACGGCCTGATGGCCATCGCCGCCACCCGCCACGTCGGCGTGCAGCCGGCGGACGCCTGCCGCGCGTTGGGCGATTTCATCAACGCCCGCCGCCGTCTGGAGCTGCGTGGCGAAGCCAACGGCGTCACGGTCTACGACGACTTCGCGCACCACCCGACGGCGATCCTGGCCACTCTGGCCGCGCTGCGCGGCAAGGTCGGCGGCACGGCGCGCATTCTGGCGGTGCTGGAGCCGCGCTCCAACACCATGAAAATGGGCATTAGCAAAAACGATCTGGCGCCTTCGCTCGGCCGCGCCGACGAGGTGTTCCTGTTCCAGCCGCACCACATTCCGTGGCAGGTGGCGGAAGTGGCGGATGCCTGCGTGCAGCCGGCGCACTGGAGCGCGGATCTCGACACGCTGGTGGACATGGTGGTGAAAACCGCACAGCCGGGCGATCACATTCTGGTGATGAGCAACGGCGGCTTCGGCGGCATTCACGATCGCCTGCTGGACGCGCTGGCGAAAAAGCAGGAACCGAAAGTCACCTACTGA
- the ispB gene encoding octaprenyl diphosphate synthase: MNLEQITELTAQDMAAVNATILEQLNSDVTLINQLGYYIISGGGKRIRPMIAVLAARALGYEGSKHVTVAALIEFIHTATLLHDDVVDESDMRRGKATANAAFGNAASVLVGDFIYTRAFQMMTSLESLRVLALMSEAVNVIAEGEVLQLMNVHDPDISEESYMRVIYSKTARLFEAAAQSSAILSGASAEQERALQDYGRYLGTAFQLIDDLLDYSADGSTLGKNTGDDLNEGKPTLPLLHAMHNGDDAQRDMIRGAIEQGNGRHLLEPVLQAMQQCGSLEYTRKRAEEEADKAIAALQALPASEHRTALEGLAHLAVQRDF; encoded by the coding sequence ATGAACCTAGAGCAAATTACCGAGTTAACCGCGCAAGATATGGCGGCCGTGAACGCAACAATTCTCGAACAGCTGAATTCCGATGTCACGCTCATCAATCAGCTTGGCTATTACATTATCAGCGGTGGCGGTAAGCGCATCCGGCCGATGATCGCCGTCCTGGCGGCGCGGGCATTGGGCTATGAAGGCAGCAAGCACGTCACCGTGGCCGCCCTGATCGAATTCATCCATACCGCCACGCTGCTGCATGACGACGTCGTTGACGAATCGGACATGCGCCGCGGCAAAGCCACCGCCAACGCGGCGTTCGGCAACGCCGCCAGCGTGCTGGTCGGCGACTTTATCTACACCCGCGCCTTCCAGATGATGACCAGCCTGGAATCCCTGCGCGTGCTGGCGCTGATGTCGGAAGCGGTCAACGTCATCGCCGAAGGTGAAGTGCTGCAGTTGATGAACGTGCACGATCCCGACATCAGCGAAGAAAGCTATATGCGGGTGATCTACAGCAAAACCGCCCGTCTGTTTGAGGCGGCGGCGCAATCGTCGGCGATCCTGTCCGGCGCCAGCGCTGAGCAAGAACGGGCGCTGCAAGACTATGGCCGCTACCTCGGCACCGCTTTCCAGCTGATCGACGATCTGCTCGACTACAGCGCCGACGGCAGCACCTTGGGCAAAAACACCGGCGACGATCTGAACGAAGGGAAACCGACCCTGCCGCTGCTGCACGCGATGCACAACGGCGACGACGCCCAGCGTGACATGATCCGCGGCGCGATTGAGCAAGGCAACGGCCGTCACCTGTTGGAGCCGGTGCTGCAGGCGATGCAGCAATGCGGTTCGCTGGAATACACCCGCAAACGCGCCGAGGAAGAGGCCGACAAGGCGATCGCCGCGCTGCAGGCATTGCCGGCATCGGAGCACCGCACGGCGCTGGAGGGCCTGGCCCATCTGGCGGTGCAACGCGACTTTTAA
- the yhcN gene encoding peroxide/acid stress response protein YhcN, with translation MKIKATVATLSVLSMLSFGAFAAQSIDATQAAKLQPAGVITVSGVAAAPSDIRQALSDKADAKGATAYRVIEARNDGSFHATAEIYK, from the coding sequence ATGAAAATTAAAGCTACCGTTGCAACCCTGAGCGTTCTGTCCATGCTTTCCTTTGGTGCATTCGCAGCACAATCTATTGATGCAACTCAGGCCGCAAAACTGCAGCCGGCCGGTGTAATCACCGTGAGCGGCGTCGCCGCTGCGCCTTCCGACATCCGCCAGGCGCTGTCCGACAAAGCCGACGCCAAAGGGGCGACCGCTTACCGCGTAATCGAAGCCCGCAATGACGGCAGCTTCCACGCAACCGCTGAAATCTACAAATAA
- a CDS encoding DNA-binding protein, protein MKKEWFAAKELTGIAGLPSSPQGINLMARREGWISRRRKGVQGKALEYHIDSLPSDVRNLLVLKEDGAAYDVERQDPLAVWIEYYYHLTESEREKMVAFLMREGIGGLLARIDEESNT, encoded by the coding sequence ATGAAAAAAGAGTGGTTTGCCGCCAAGGAACTGACAGGCATCGCAGGATTACCTTCCTCACCACAGGGAATCAATCTGATGGCCCGGCGCGAAGGCTGGATCAGCCGCAGGCGTAAAGGCGTGCAGGGAAAAGCGTTGGAGTACCATATCGACAGCCTGCCTTCAGACGTACGTAACCTGCTGGTGCTGAAGGAAGACGGGGCGGCATATGACGTAGAGCGTCAGGATCCGTTGGCGGTCTGGATCGAGTATTACTACCATTTGACGGAAAGCGAGCGCGAGAAAATGGTGGCTTTCCTGATGCGGGAAGGGATCGGCGGCCTGCTGGCGCGTATCGACGAAGAGAGCAATACCTAG
- the argR gene encoding transcriptional regulator ArgR: protein MRNPAKQEDLIKTFKALLKEEKFSSQGEIVLALQEEGFENINQSKVSRMLTKFGAVRTRNAKMEMVYCLPAELGVPTTTSPLKNLVLDVDHNDAVVVIHTSPGAAQLIARLLDSLGKSQGILGTIAGDDTIFVTPSNGFTAQKLHEAILGVFEQEL from the coding sequence ATGCGTAATCCCGCAAAACAGGAAGATCTGATCAAGACGTTCAAAGCGTTATTGAAAGAAGAAAAATTCAGTTCTCAAGGCGAGATCGTTTTGGCGCTGCAAGAAGAAGGCTTCGAAAACATTAACCAATCCAAAGTATCGCGCATGCTGACCAAGTTCGGCGCGGTACGTACGCGCAATGCCAAAATGGAAATGGTGTATTGCCTTCCTGCCGAACTCGGCGTGCCGACCACCACCAGCCCATTGAAGAATCTGGTGCTGGACGTCGACCATAACGACGCCGTCGTGGTGATCCACACCAGCCCGGGCGCCGCGCAGCTGATCGCCCGCCTGCTCGACTCATTGGGGAAATCCCAGGGCATCCTCGGCACGATTGCCGGCGACGACACGATTTTCGTCACCCCGTCCAACGGCTTTACCGCTCAGAAACTGCATGAGGCTATTCTGGGCGTGTTCGAGCAAGAGCTGTGA
- the yhcN gene encoding peroxide/acid stress response protein YhcN, with translation MNMKTTLAAFGLLSVISFGASAAQLVTSDQTANLQSIGTITVSGIDGAPTDIRQALSEKADAKGATAYRVIEARNEGNYHATAEIYK, from the coding sequence ATGAACATGAAAACTACTCTCGCTGCATTCGGCCTGCTGTCTGTCATCTCCTTCGGCGCCTCCGCCGCCCAGCTGGTGACTAGCGATCAGACCGCCAATCTGCAATCTATCGGCACCATCACCGTCAGCGGCATCGACGGCGCGCCGACCGACATTCGCCAGGCGTTGTCGGAGAAAGCCGACGCGAAAGGCGCGACCGCCTACCGCGTGATCGAAGCGCGTAACGAAGGCAACTACCACGCCACCGCCGAGATTTACAAATAA
- the mdh gene encoding malate dehydrogenase, producing the protein MKVAVLGAAGGIGQALALLLKTQLPSGSELSLYDIAPVTPGVAVDLSHIPTAVKIKGFSGEDATPALQGADVVLISAGVARKPGMDRSDLFNVNAGIVRNLIEQVAKTCPKACIGIITNPVNTTVAIAAEVLKKAGVYDKNKLFGVTSLDIIRSNTFVAELKGKQPEELNVPVIGGHSGVTILPLLSQIPGVSFTDQEVADLTKRIQNAGTEVVEAKAGGGSATLSMGQAAARFGLSLVRALQGEKGVVECAYVEGDGKYARFFAQPLVLGKNGVEERKDIGTLSAFEQKALNEMLDVLHKDIELGEKFINN; encoded by the coding sequence ATGAAAGTTGCAGTTCTCGGTGCTGCTGGCGGTATCGGCCAGGCCCTCGCCCTTCTACTCAAAACCCAGCTTCCTTCAGGTTCTGAACTCTCTCTCTACGACATTGCCCCCGTTACCCCAGGCGTTGCCGTCGACTTAAGCCACATCCCAACCGCAGTTAAAATCAAAGGCTTCAGCGGCGAAGACGCGACCCCGGCTCTGCAAGGTGCGGACGTGGTGCTGATTTCCGCCGGCGTGGCCCGTAAGCCAGGCATGGATCGCTCTGACCTGTTCAACGTTAACGCCGGCATCGTGCGTAACCTGATTGAACAAGTGGCGAAAACCTGCCCGAAAGCCTGCATCGGCATCATCACCAACCCGGTTAACACCACGGTCGCCATCGCGGCGGAAGTGCTGAAAAAAGCCGGCGTTTACGACAAGAACAAACTGTTCGGCGTGACTTCGCTGGATATCATCCGTTCCAACACCTTCGTGGCCGAGCTGAAAGGCAAGCAGCCGGAAGAGCTGAACGTGCCGGTCATCGGCGGCCACTCTGGCGTGACCATCCTGCCTCTGCTGTCGCAGATCCCAGGCGTGAGCTTCACCGATCAGGAAGTGGCGGATCTGACCAAGCGCATTCAGAACGCCGGCACCGAAGTGGTGGAAGCCAAAGCCGGCGGCGGGTCTGCAACGCTGTCCATGGGCCAGGCGGCCGCCCGTTTCGGTCTGTCTCTGGTGCGTGCGCTGCAGGGCGAGAAAGGCGTTGTGGAATGCGCTTACGTTGAAGGCGACGGCAAATACGCTCGCTTCTTCGCACAGCCGCTGGTGCTGGGCAAGAACGGCGTTGAAGAGCGCAAGGATATCGGCACCCTGAGCGCCTTCGAGCAGAAAGCGCTGAACGAGATGCTGGACGTGCTGCACAAAGATATCGAACTGGGCGAGAAGTTCATCAATAACTGA
- a CDS encoding helix-turn-helix domain-containing protein, with amino-acid sequence MNSRNPDWHPADIIAALRKQGTTLAAVSRKAGLSSSTLANALSRPWPKGEWLIAEAIGVHPSEIWPSRYYDPHSDCLLDRKARIKS; translated from the coding sequence ATGAATTCAAGGAACCCAGATTGGCATCCGGCAGATATCATCGCGGCGCTACGCAAGCAGGGCACCACGCTGGCGGCAGTGTCGCGCAAGGCCGGATTAAGCTCATCGACGCTGGCCAACGCGCTGTCGCGCCCGTGGCCGAAGGGGGAATGGCTGATCGCCGAAGCGATAGGCGTCCACCCCTCGGAGATCTGGCCAAGCCGCTATTACGATCCGCACAGCGATTGCCTGCTGGATCGCAAGGCGCGCATCAAATCGTGA